The Arachis ipaensis cultivar K30076 chromosome B07, Araip1.1, whole genome shotgun sequence genome includes a window with the following:
- the LOC107607453 gene encoding protein CUP-SHAPED COTYLEDON 3 — MMMMMMLSMEELACELSDHEKRNAQGLPPGFRFHPTDQELITFYLASKVFNNTNATTATTTTTHVNFVEVDLNRCEPWELPEVAKMGEREWYLYSVRDRKYPTGLRTNRATAAGYWKATGKDKQVYGGGGLVGMKKTLVFYKGRAPRGQKTKWVMHEFRLDPHSSPSLSKDEWVICRIFHKSGEKRAPTTTPPPLLLHHQLQHQQQHDPLLLFQTPSSLFNDHISHSHNHNQNLLSPLLHPFPIPEETTKTRSSTINSNHYPPPPPSSQHSLKLNKSTKLTKTVPPSPSFFQYQQLLEDYPNLLHWIDSGNNNNNNCNANNTASSVEIMDAAAAGLIAFSSGGPSPTPNNNNNNNNNNAEIMMMSSSSASMLHILDDAPLGIQSWPHHHHHHLL; from the exons atgatgatgatgatgatgctatCAATGGAAGAGCTAGCGTGTGAGCTGAGTGATCATGAAAAGAGAAACGCTCAAGGTTTGCCACCGGGTTTCAGGTTTCACCCAACTGATCAAGAACTCATTACCTTCTATTTGGCTTCCAAGGTCTTCAATAATACAAATGCTACTActgctactactactactactcatGTCAACTTTGTGGAGGTTGATCTCAATCGATGCGAGCCATGGGAACTTCCAG AAGTGGCAAAGATGGGGGAGAGAGAGTGGTATCTGTACAGTGTGAGAGACAGAAAATACCCAACGGGCCTCAGAACTAACAGAGCAACCGCTGCTGGGTACTGGAAGGCTACCGGCAAGGACAAGCAAGTCTACGGCGGCGGTGGCCTTGTTGGGATGAAGAAGACGTTGGTGTTCTACAAAGGGAGGGCCCCCCGCGGTCAGAAGACTAAATGGGTAATGCATGAGTTCCGGTTGGACCCTCACAGCTCTCCTTCCCTCTCTAAG GATGAGTGGGTAATATGCAGAATATTTCATAAAAGTGGGGAAAAGAGAGCTCCTACTACTACTCCTCCTCCTCTGCTACTTCATCATCAACTGCAGCATCAGCAACAACACGAtccattattattattccaaACCCCATCATCCCTGTTCAATGACCATATCTCCCACTCTCATAATCATAATCAAAACCTCCTCTCGCCATTGCTTCATCCTTTCCCAATCCCTGAAGAAACCACTAAAACCAGATCATCAACAATTAACAGCAACCATTACCCTCCACCACCACCTTCCTCCCAACACTCGCTTAAGCTCAACAAGTCTACTAAATTAACAAAAACAGTGCCTCCTTCTCCATCATTCTTCCAATACCAACAGCTTCTAGAAGATTATCCCAACTTATTGCATTGGATCGACAGtggtaataacaataataataactgcAACGCTAATAATACTGCTAGTAGTGTTGAGATAATGGATGCTGCTGCTGCTGGCTTGATAGCATTCTCATCAGGAGGACCTTCACCTactcctaataataataataataataataataacaatgctgAAATAATGATGATGTCTTCTTCTTCGGCTTCTATGCTGCACATACTCGACGATGCTCCTCTTGGGATTCAATCTtggcctcatcatcatcatcatcaccttcTGTAA